One genomic region from Curtobacterium sp. 9128 encodes:
- the msrA gene encoding peptide-methionine (S)-S-oxide reductase MsrA, whose protein sequence is MTTTETAILAGGCFWGAQQLLRRRPGVVSTRVGYSGGDTPNATYRNHGDHAESVEIVFDPSVISYRDLLEFFFQIHDPSTKDRQGNDVGRSYRSAIFFTSPEQERVARDTIADVDASGIWPGRVVTEVEPAGAFWEAEEEHQDYLEKYPAGYTCHFVRPGWKLPHRDEATAAV, encoded by the coding sequence ATGACCACCACCGAAACCGCCATCCTCGCCGGCGGCTGCTTCTGGGGAGCGCAGCAGCTCCTCCGTCGTCGACCCGGCGTCGTCAGCACCCGCGTCGGCTACTCGGGTGGCGACACCCCGAACGCGACCTACCGGAACCACGGCGACCATGCTGAGTCGGTCGAGATCGTGTTCGACCCGTCCGTGATCTCGTACCGCGACCTGCTCGAGTTCTTCTTCCAGATCCACGACCCGTCGACGAAGGACCGCCAGGGCAACGACGTCGGGCGCAGCTACCGTTCGGCGATCTTCTTCACGTCGCCCGAGCAGGAGCGGGTCGCACGCGACACGATCGCGGACGTCGACGCCTCGGGGATCTGGCCAGGCCGGGTCGTCACCGAGGTGGAGCCCGCCGGAGCATTCTGGGAGGCCGAGGAGGAGCACCAGGACTACCTCGAGAAGTACCCGGCCGGCTACACCTGCCACTTCGTGCGGCCGGGCTGGAAGCTGCCGCACCGTGACGAGGCGACCGCGGCGGTCTGA
- a CDS encoding ice-binding family protein — protein MATSRSFQPVLLVLTGLGLAACLAVTAPSSASAATVIDGPVGLGTASTYGVLGASAVTNTGPSVVNGDLGVSPGTSITGFGTAPNGVVNGTVHQTDAAAAQAQRDTTTAYDVAASLTPTRTGITELAGLSLSPGVYSGGALQLADTGALTLAGSADSVWVFQAASTLTIGSGSRITITGGANACNVFWQVGSSATLGSGAQFQGTVLAQQSVTATTGATVAGRLLARTGAVTLDTNTITASSGCPTPGTPSETTAPVISSGAPTPATAGTPYSYTVTATGTPTPTYTAAGLPAGLTIDSTTGVISGTPTTPGTSTVTITASNGTAPNDTQTVTITVQPSAAATPTPSAAAPTPAQSTPTAAAVRAGNGGGRELAYTGSDPTVPLGIAGALLAAGTALTVVARHRRRASRA, from the coding sequence ATGGCAACGTCCCGTTCCTTCCAACCGGTTCTCCTCGTCCTCACGGGCCTCGGTCTCGCCGCGTGCCTGGCGGTGACCGCTCCGTCGTCCGCATCGGCAGCCACGGTGATCGACGGTCCAGTGGGCCTCGGCACCGCGTCGACGTACGGCGTCCTCGGCGCCAGCGCCGTCACCAACACCGGCCCCTCCGTCGTCAACGGTGACCTCGGGGTCTCCCCCGGGACGTCGATCACCGGGTTCGGCACCGCACCGAACGGCGTCGTGAACGGCACGGTGCACCAGACCGACGCAGCAGCTGCGCAGGCACAGCGGGACACGACGACGGCGTACGACGTGGCTGCGTCGCTCACCCCGACCCGGACCGGCATCACCGAGCTCGCCGGGTTGTCGCTCTCCCCCGGCGTGTACTCCGGTGGAGCGCTGCAGCTCGCGGACACCGGCGCACTCACCCTGGCCGGCAGTGCGGACTCGGTGTGGGTCTTCCAAGCCGCGTCGACGCTGACGATCGGATCCGGGAGCCGCATCACCATCACGGGCGGCGCGAACGCGTGCAACGTGTTCTGGCAGGTGGGCAGCTCCGCGACCCTCGGCAGCGGCGCACAGTTCCAGGGCACCGTCCTCGCCCAGCAGTCCGTGACCGCGACCACCGGCGCCACCGTCGCCGGACGCCTGCTCGCCCGCACCGGTGCGGTGACGCTCGACACGAACACGATCACCGCCTCGAGCGGCTGCCCCACCCCGGGAACTCCCTCGGAGACGACCGCGCCGGTGATCTCCTCCGGAGCACCCACTCCGGCCACCGCCGGGACGCCCTACTCGTACACCGTGACCGCGACGGGCACCCCGACCCCGACGTACACAGCGGCCGGGCTGCCAGCGGGGCTCACGATCGACAGCACGACCGGCGTCATCAGCGGGACACCGACGACGCCGGGAACCTCGACGGTGACGATCACCGCGTCCAACGGGACAGCGCCGAACGACACGCAGACGGTCACCATCACCGTGCAACCGAGCGCCGCCGCGACCCCCACGCCGTCGGCGGCCGCGCCGACGCCCGCACAGTCCACGCCGACCGCGGCTGCCGTCCGCGCCGGCAACGGAGGGGGCCGTGAGCTCGCCTACACCGGCAGCGACCCCACCGTCCCCCTCGGGATCGCGGGAGCGCTGCTCGCCGCCGGCACCGCACTCACCGTGGTCGCCCGTCACCGCCGACGCGCCAGCCGCGCCTGA
- a CDS encoding GAF domain-containing protein: MTMTGTPQRRSRAQPPRVVTASASGLDRDRILVFGDAVLAAEDSLHDAALRTANALGARTGRGADVTAVPWSSWTGETLLSAGVGMHLDNYDVVVVCLSGSVVHSRTTNTAVVGAARQALVLVDQLRPHLAPTAEIVVALAHKGDQTGLVTALQQARHDLVVLDTAPDATAPALFLEVTHLLLEQQRARAGSPQWLRSKPQPFEHRYDAIRRLGIVDAPADAALDRIVQQMAVLFETEGAAITLLPAGRQWSAASLWLPRGTAALQDSFCRSTVLRSGPMVVGDAWDPDRPPVVRRGPIRFYGGHPLEDLDGTRIGAVCVFDSAPRREDTVETDLLRDFAIVTRDTLYRH, from the coding sequence ATGACGATGACGGGCACCCCGCAGCGCCGCAGTCGCGCCCAGCCGCCGCGTGTCGTGACCGCGTCCGCGAGCGGCCTGGACCGCGACCGGATCCTCGTCTTCGGCGATGCGGTCCTCGCCGCCGAGGACTCGCTGCACGACGCCGCCCTGAGGACGGCGAACGCGCTCGGCGCACGGACAGGACGGGGTGCCGACGTCACCGCGGTGCCCTGGTCGAGCTGGACCGGGGAGACGCTGCTCTCGGCGGGCGTCGGGATGCACCTCGACAACTACGACGTCGTGGTGGTCTGCCTGTCTGGCAGCGTCGTCCACAGCCGCACGACGAACACCGCGGTGGTCGGTGCTGCCCGACAAGCCCTCGTCCTGGTCGACCAACTGCGCCCGCATCTGGCACCGACCGCGGAGATCGTGGTCGCGCTCGCGCACAAGGGGGACCAGACCGGCCTCGTGACCGCGCTGCAACAGGCACGGCACGACCTGGTCGTGCTCGACACCGCACCGGACGCGACGGCCCCTGCGCTGTTCCTGGAGGTGACGCACCTCCTGCTCGAGCAACAACGTGCCCGTGCCGGCAGTCCGCAGTGGCTCCGTTCGAAGCCGCAGCCGTTCGAGCACCGCTACGACGCGATCCGTCGCCTCGGCATCGTGGACGCACCAGCGGACGCTGCGCTCGACCGGATCGTGCAGCAGATGGCGGTGCTCTTCGAGACGGAAGGAGCCGCCATCACGTTGCTGCCCGCGGGACGGCAGTGGTCCGCGGCGAGCCTGTGGCTGCCACGAGGCACCGCGGCGCTGCAGGACTCGTTCTGCCGCTCGACGGTGCTGCGTTCCGGACCGATGGTCGTCGGTGACGCGTGGGATCCCGATCGCCCGCCGGTCGTGCGACGGGGACCCATCCGCTTCTACGGGGGCCACCCGCTCGAGGACCTCGACGGAACGCGCATCGGCGCGGTCTGCGTGTTCGACTCGGCGCCACGCCGGGAGGACACCGTGGAGACCGACCTCCTGCGGGACTTCGCCATCGTGACGCGAGACACGCTGTACCGGCACTGA
- a CDS encoding helix-turn-helix domain-containing protein yields MARPASEMFATHRVADSTTADEAAAVLSDVFLPVRVAPSVSSPDLRMQLNAVVAGRITFGYMRFREAVHIRTAEPTDYHLDIPIQSEMTMRAARGTHVRGTDQIAGLFMPGRSVELDCGDWFAQVAVMIPERDLETELQLLLDTPVSAPLEFDGVFDLTTDGGRAVSQAVRLVDHGSRQTAGLLAHPLAVRGLEQVFMHSLLLGQPHNHSVALATPRGSSGARSVSRAVEMLRHDPARAWTVGELASAVSTSVRSLQEGFRRTLDTTPMAYLRRLRLELAREDLIAAGPGVSVSDVAARWGFLHVSRFAAEYSARFAELPSATLRGAPRTGR; encoded by the coding sequence ATGGCCAGGCCCGCGTCGGAGATGTTCGCCACGCATCGCGTCGCCGACAGCACGACCGCCGACGAGGCCGCGGCCGTGCTCAGCGACGTGTTCCTCCCGGTGCGGGTCGCCCCGTCCGTGTCGTCCCCTGACCTTCGGATGCAGCTGAACGCGGTCGTCGCTGGGCGGATCACCTTCGGGTACATGCGCTTCCGTGAGGCCGTCCACATCCGCACCGCGGAACCCACCGACTACCACCTCGACATCCCGATCCAGTCCGAGATGACCATGCGCGCTGCCCGGGGGACGCACGTCCGAGGAACGGATCAGATCGCGGGGCTCTTCATGCCTGGCCGTTCCGTGGAGCTCGACTGCGGCGACTGGTTCGCGCAGGTCGCCGTCATGATCCCGGAGCGCGACCTCGAGACCGAGCTGCAGCTCCTCCTGGACACGCCCGTCTCAGCGCCGCTCGAGTTCGACGGCGTGTTCGACCTCACGACCGACGGTGGTAGGGCGGTGTCGCAGGCCGTCCGGCTCGTCGACCACGGCTCACGGCAGACGGCCGGTCTCCTTGCGCACCCACTCGCCGTGCGGGGCCTCGAGCAGGTGTTCATGCACAGTCTCCTGCTCGGGCAACCGCACAACCACTCGGTCGCACTCGCCACCCCGAGAGGCAGCTCCGGGGCTCGATCGGTGTCCCGCGCTGTCGAGATGCTCCGTCACGATCCGGCGCGTGCGTGGACCGTGGGGGAACTCGCCTCCGCCGTCTCGACGAGTGTTCGCAGTCTCCAGGAGGGCTTCCGTCGGACGCTCGACACGACGCCCATGGCCTACCTGCGTCGGCTCCGGTTGGAGCTGGCGCGTGAGGACCTCATCGCCGCCGGTCCGGGCGTCTCCGTGTCCGACGTCGCCGCCCGCTGGGGTTTCCTGCACGTCAGTCGTTTCGCCGCGGAGTACTCCGCACGCTTCGCCGAACTGCCGTCTGCGACCCTGCGGGGAGCACCGAGAACGGGTCGCTAG
- a CDS encoding SDR family NAD(P)-dependent oxidoreductase has product MDDIRTGRAPTDETVIITGGTSGIGRATAVALAESGARVILAVRNEEKGRAVASDLPGTRGTHRVRHLDLARLETVEAFAGGVDEPVAILVNNAGVESKDLQRTADGHELQFGTNHLGHFLLTTLLLPRITDRVVTVASQAERMARLDLTDLDWYRRTYNAGRAYADSKLANLLFTSELDRRLLTSGSHVRAFAAHPGLVKTAIYQRPAGQRPNLWDRLVPILGQEPEDGALPSLLAATADLPGGTFVGPQRMMHMRGGAEVIGRSKQAQDPETAARLWSISEQMTAVDARP; this is encoded by the coding sequence ATGGACGACATCAGGACCGGTCGCGCACCGACCGACGAGACCGTGATCATCACCGGCGGCACGAGCGGCATCGGCCGAGCGACGGCCGTCGCGTTGGCCGAGTCAGGAGCGCGCGTCATCCTCGCGGTCCGCAACGAGGAGAAGGGGCGCGCGGTCGCATCCGACCTCCCCGGCACACGCGGAACCCACCGGGTTCGTCACCTCGACCTCGCCCGGCTCGAGACGGTCGAGGCCTTCGCGGGCGGCGTCGACGAGCCCGTCGCGATCCTCGTCAACAACGCCGGGGTCGAGTCCAAGGACCTGCAGCGAACGGCGGACGGGCACGAACTCCAGTTCGGGACGAACCACCTCGGGCACTTCCTGCTGACGACGCTGCTCCTGCCGCGGATCACCGACCGGGTCGTCACCGTCGCCTCCCAAGCGGAGCGCATGGCCCGGCTCGACCTCACCGACCTCGACTGGTACCGGCGCACCTACAACGCCGGCCGCGCGTACGCCGATTCCAAGCTCGCCAACCTGCTGTTCACCTCCGAACTCGACCGGCGCCTCCTGACCTCGGGTTCGCACGTGCGCGCGTTCGCGGCCCACCCCGGCCTGGTGAAGACGGCCATCTACCAGCGACCGGCCGGACAGCGCCCCAACCTGTGGGACCGTCTCGTCCCGATCCTCGGGCAGGAGCCGGAGGACGGTGCGCTGCCGTCCCTCCTGGCCGCGACCGCCGACCTGCCCGGCGGGACCTTCGTCGGACCGCAGCGCATGATGCACATGCGCGGCGGCGCCGAGGTCATCGGCCGGTCGAAGCAGGCGCAGGACCCGGAGACCGCGGCACGCCTCTGGTCCATCTCCGAGCAGATGACGGCAGTGGACGCCCGCCCGTGA